Within the Eucalyptus grandis isolate ANBG69807.140 chromosome 1, ASM1654582v1, whole genome shotgun sequence genome, the region caagaaggctgttatcgtgggagagtggacgtaggcttggattagccgaaccactataatttctgtgttcttattctcttccctaactcctttatttttgttcatactagcactctcaattggtatcagagccaagtgctcggtttataaaagtgtttttacttttgagctaaagattctttatggctagtatgttggcaccaggtctTATGGAAGGGGAACATAGACTCAGAAACGAGTCTCATTCAgaacagactcagaatccgatgaggaaatcaagggagaaatcgaatccaaaagaaaaggaaaagaatcgtgatcacctcaaaaaggcaacaaattgagggggagctttgatcaattatggaaaaatcttttttgattgatcatgatcttattatggatggaaggaaaggtaattgtgtcagaatttattctacaaaatccggttagtgcatctcttattaccttttgtcattaacaaatctcatattgatattatcattttattatgacaaaaatggtacgtgaattttatgatgcatccgtgatttttattggatatttgctgatataatcgaagtgagctatattgcatatctttaatattcgataaaagctgatttttggaaattgtgattcatgcaagatatttgttatcattctctacgtgaatccattatcgctttttgattatgacaaaaagggggagaagttatgaatatgcatatgtgctaattggttgatattatctatggcataatattgagctgtgattattttctaaatattattaagctcaatttatttgctatcttctgatatcctttgatttaaaagtatgtttacaaatctgcatattcagagattgttttgtcatcatcaaaaagggggagattgttagggaaatcccttatgatgttttgaagatgacaaaataaatcaaaggctactaacatgtttgatggttgagtaatagaccatgcagataatagaacatgtagaggatattatcaaaaagtcaggactcgagactcaaagtctgaagactgcattcatgcaagatatttgactcaagactcaaagtcgaagacagactctatgaaatccttatgatgttttgaagatgacaaataaatcaaaggctactaacatgtttgatggttgagtaatagaccatgaaGCTGACCggctcaagactcaaagtcgaagacggtGTTTAACCGGGAATCCATTATCGCATTAGTCCTGTTTTCGGGAATTATCAATTTTAACTGACAATTAGACCGGCTTGTCCTTACccatatgaagaagaagaaagccagTTCAAAGGAGTTTTGGAACTGAATGATGTGAATCAGGACGAGGACGAGCCGAGGCCGGTGGAACCAGAAATGGTCATCGGACGGCTGAACGACCAAGTCCCCTGCAATTGCTACATGCCTCTGGGCAACCTCCTGCGCCAACTGAGTTATCACATGCTCCAGTTTGGTTCCAACCGCCAGCAAAAGCTGCACAGAAGCGATAAGCCATTTAGATAAGAGAATCCTCTACATATTACCTTGGGATTTCCATTTACTTACAATCAACGGGATGAAAGATATCCAGAAGTACGCGTGCCAACCTGCACAAATTATTCCGAGACTGTTCATCACTTGAAAATAATGTCTCTAGTACAGCTTCTGCACAACCATACGTTCTAACTATGACAGACAGTGCTTAGACAACTTACCAGCAACATTGAGCAGCAAGAAGACCACGACAAATAACCAAAGGTACCAACTGTGACAATGAGACGATCATTTAGTAGATAGCCTGAAGAAGAACGAGCTAAAAACTTCCTATGTTCTATTTTCTGGCCGAAATGTGTACCAAGTTTTCTCTTGGCAAAAATAAACGCACAAGTTCATTCATGAAGTGAAAGGTATATAGCTAAAAGCAAGTCCCTTTTACCTTATACCAACAACTTTCTTGAAATCGGCCTCCAGAGCACGTATCATGTACTTGTGGAAATTGAATTTCGGATTGCCTCTACAGTGAGCCTAAAGAGATGAATGTAACAAATGTCAGTATTGAATTTTACCAGGATTGCCTCGCCATATGTAGGCATCACAGGAGCATATGGACTAAAAGTTTATGTTCAGAGGAATATTGTACCATGATGAAACCCAAACGAAGCGTTGTATAATCCGACTTGGTCACAGAACCATAGAACTGCTTGAAAAACGAATGCTGCACCAACAGGAAAATGGGTCAGGAATGAACCAAGGCCTACGAACATTGCCTGAATATGAGCCTGGACATAGCTAAATGCCATATTGAAAGTTCAATTTGCAATGTTGGATGGCTCCAGATATTAGCTTAAGAGTTTTAGTGAAGATTAAGTTACATGAACTAGGCAAATGAAGAGGAGCCCTTCAAGACTTACCACCCAGCTGAGTACAGATAAGTTCTTGCTAATGCCGAGAAAACGTCCTTTGATGAAGGTGTGATCCTGAACATGTGTGAATTTCGTTCGCAAAGCTGTGCatcaatttttaaatgtttgagACTAGAAACTCGGAATGATAGTGCAGAAGAATATGCCACGgcaaaattttccacttttgaattGAACGACATTACCCTCTTCGGGGTCGTACTCCTCCTTCTGAATGGCATCCTCCCACCGCTTCCATTGACGTATCTAAAAGCGCATGAGACTAGATCAAGCACTTAGACAACTGATTAATGACACATTTGAGAGACAGGAGACCAAAAAGGACAGATCACAAAAAGTCTCCTGGCATGACATAAAGTTACCTGTGCCCCTCCACATAAGATCGTCAGAGCGCAGAAAACCACATGCACGACGGCCAGCACGAAGATGAAAATGTGCAGATGATGAAGCGCCGTGAGAGACAACAACGGCACCTTCCCCTGAGAACAACAATAACCGCGTTATTCTGCCGCACAATCTTCAACTTTGCTCCATGGCTAAGGCCTCAAGATAAATTATGTTATCTCCTACCAAACGGCTCTCTCACAGGAATGGATCCACAGCATCACTTGTGAGAACGACAAAATATGCATTTCGAGGTATCTAATAACATCTGACAGCTGTTTCTGGGTAATATTTCGTGCATGAGAAATTTTAAACTTCCACGTGGTACTGATTACTCAATCGTTGACTTGGAGAAAGATAATGAAAAAGCATATATATAAGCAATGCCAATATGAAAAGGGAATAAGAAACCACTCACGCAATCTTAAAAATGGAACCTTGAACAAGAAATGAAACGAAAACGGGATTTGAATACTTGGAAAGCCAATTCATGGCTCACTTCATAAGCCATGTCTCAACAATTATAGATCGGATCTCCAAAATGAAAGATTACATAGCCTTCGGAAAAATCTACAAGACGTGTTCAGCATATGCTCACTTTACTCATGATGGAGCAGGCAACTTTCTTCTGTCGTGCCGAATCAAGGCAAGTCGTGCGTATATACAcatcaatatataataataaaaaacattctctctctctctctctctctctctctctctctctctcaattcaaTGAACCtagtaaaagaaaacaaaataaagaaagaacaaaggGAAATGCACTCAACACAGGAACTAGGACATGCGTGTAGctagggcgagagagagagagagagatgaagctTTTTGATATAGAAAGCTAAGCTACCTTGCTACCGCAGTAGTCACCGGAAGCGGCAGAAGCTTCAGCAAGAAGGCGGCGTCCTCCAGGAGGGAAGAAATTGGTCAGGAAGTGAGCGGTGGTGCTGCCGGCGGCAGCAGAGGCTTCCTTCTTGCAAGGGAGCCACTTGTTGCCAAGCTCTTCCGAAATGCATATCTTGCTTATTCTAACTTGGAACACGGTGAGCAGTAGCGATATGAAACCCAACAGCATCAGCTCTGCCATGAATGATCGTGCACACTTCAGACTTTTAGAAATGAACACATGAAATTGCGATGTCTAGTACATAACGACACATGAATTGGACCATAATAGATCGGAAATCAAACAGAAATTGTTGTGTAGTCAAGGATAACCTTCTTTGATTTTCTGTAAGGCATCGAAAAGCGGTTTCTGGTTCCTCTTCTTGAGATACTGCCATTTGCCAAACCAAAAGAGGAAGGTCACACATTTTCATGGGTCACGAAAGGATTCCGAGGAGAGACGAGCCAAGTTATCATATTAAGCATGCCACAGTTGACGCACAAATGTATCGATTAGGCaaaaaagaaggagaggaaAGGGCACCTTGCCGGCATAATGGAGAAACCGCTCGACAGCCAGAGAAATGACGACAATCACGGTGCAAACACAGGCGACCACCCACGTCGGCGTGAACTCCAAAGTCGCTCCTTCTgccatcctcttcctctctctctctctctctctctctctctctctctctctctcgagaaaGTCGATATGAATGCgctgtatatatatacacacacgatAAAACATGGGAGGCTGACAGGGTATACGTTTGACTAAGCAAATGGGAAGGTCCCTCTCGGATTGATCGATAAACTAGCGTTTGGCTAAGTTCTCAAGCGGTGAAGGTAGCATGCATGGATAAACTAGCGTTTGACTAAGTTCACAAGCGGTGAAGGTAGCATGCATGCTTGAAATGGTAAATCTTCTGGATGTTTGTTAGGAGTAGACcctttaaagaaaatgaaaaccatACAGAGACTCTATAATCTTGTATGACTATACTCTCTTCTGGTTGGAAGATATTACAAGACAAAATCAATCTTGGTACTCGGACTTCGTATCGGAACATGTGATTAACTGGGTCTAAAAAGATAGCGGTGGGTGTCCACCATAACTTTCTACGGGGAATGACTATAGTCACCCTCTTAGGCCTTCTCCAGTTTGGAAGTTTCTATGCGCTAATCCGTGCACGATTCAAATGTCTTTCTGATGACATTTCCACACAAGACTGCAACCTTGGATTCGTCCGTGGATAGATTTGAGAACTCACTTACGTCCCCCTTTCAGATAACCCTAATTCATTTGACTCGTGTGGTGAttagaaatgaagaaaatagggACGTGAATTGTGctgggaaaaaaaatgttaaataaacTCGAATTATGTGTTTGTGAAGATAAGATGGAAGTTAatggatcttgcaatttaagtctaaagcgagaaaaaaaaattaccaaagaaATCAACGAGAAACTATAAAGATACACTCCACAAGGAGAGCCGACCACCAAGAAATTCATTGTGAATCTGGGCTCAAGCATGTGTGATCGCTCCAATGAACTCATTCAGaatattcatgaaaaaaaaaaaaaattaaactctCTTGAAAGGTGGTCAGATTAGGAAACCTGATCAAATTATAAGATATACTCTTATCAATATGAATCAAACTCAAGATATATTCTCACAATATAGATGATCTAATGATTATGGCCATCATATGGCCGGCGCGAGAAtttatcttcttatttttttgtgggGCCCAATTGTGTGTCCATTATTATGATATTTCTTACTTTGTGATGGTTTAAGTTTGGGCAATATGTAATGGAGCTAAAAGATGGGGTCAACGTAATCAAGGATTTGTTTATTTCAGTCAAAGATAGGTACTATTGTTTTCTTTAGGAGTTCACACATAAGTTGGGTGAAATACCAAGTCTTTCCCAGAAAAATATGCCGGAAACCTCtgcaattttttctattttatgctTGGAAATTTGACTGGTTATTTGAAAGGGCTTGGTTGGACTTGTGATGCGTTCACACTGCTGCTAGACTTTCACGATGATGTACTTGTCATGTGatttttaaattcgaaaataAGCGAAACTGATCATGAAATGTAATTTCGTATTAGGCAATTACTAGAGATGGAGCAACTAAATTGTTCGGTTGACTTATAATTGAATGCGTGGATAATATTTTGAGTGAAGATTGAGTTGACCTAGGTGTgttaacctttttctttttgtcaaggAAATGGAGGACAACAGAGGGTTGCCAATCTTTTGAAGGATTAATCTATGATGCGCATAAAagaattgatattaatttatctatACTATGGTACAAAGTAAAGAAAGTCtcatatttttaagaaatcgcaatcgcctttttttttttctttctttaatgtTCTTACTTATAATATACCATTTCTAAAGATATTTTAGGAATCGCAATCCTAGTATGGCATCCTCGTTTGCTCGTTTCAATATTTCATGTTATTTGTTTGTGTGAATATAGAAGTCTTGCTTGGGTCTCGAGTTAGTTCATTTTACGTCATTATTAATGATAATCTAGAGCGTGATTCTGTGCTTTTGTAGTAGTAGAGCCTTGTATGTTTGAATTGTGTTAATAAGTGAACCGGCTCTAAAGACTATAATTTAGAATGTTGCTCAAAGCCATTAATATTGTCATTTGCTTTATCTAATTCCGTATTAGAAAATAATGGCATGTTATAGTCATTGGACAACTGTCACGACCGAACCTCGCTTGCGTGCATCGCCTAAGATTTGGCTTATCGATTACCAAGTCTAAACTTAGTTCAGACTCTATTAAACTCATACAAATTCGTAACTTGAGGTTCAACTTTTTTAACATATAAATAAGTTTTCAATTAGAAATCTCCACTAATATATTCTttgatgggtcgattagaaatccaagtaaagtgACGGGAGATTTACTAGATTGTGAGTTCAAAACTTGATTACGCTGGATTTCTCTAACACTCTTTTCGTGCTctcttttattcc harbors:
- the LOC104452331 gene encoding MLO-like protein 1, producing the protein MAEGATLEFTPTWVVACVCTVIVVISLAVERFLHYAGKYLKKRNQKPLFDALQKIKEELMLLGFISLLLTVFQVRISKICISEELGNKWLPCKKEASAAAGSTTAHFLTNFFPPGGRRLLAEASAASGDYCGSKGKVPLLSLTALHHLHIFIFVLAVVHVVFCALTILCGGAQIRQWKRWEDAIQKEEYDPEEALRTKFTHVQDHTFIKGRFLGISKNLSVLSWVHSFFKQFYGSVTKSDYTTLRLGFIMAHCRGNPKFNFHKYMIRALEADFKKVVGISWYLWLFVVVFLLLNVAGWHAYFWISFIPLILLLAVGTKLEHVITQLAQEVAQRHVAIAGDLVVQPSDDHFWFHRPRLVLVLIHIIQFQNSFELAFFFFIWIQYNFSSCIMGEVGYIIPRLIIGVFVQFLCSYSTLPLYAIVTQMGTSFKKAIFDEHIHQGLVGWARHAKKNKNLRKTATDGSSTQTGSIEGSVGVELTKMAETVLRWGMRKRKKSSNLHLQCPQSPTRRD